A single window of Nicotiana sylvestris chromosome 3, ASM39365v2, whole genome shotgun sequence DNA harbors:
- the LOC104212603 gene encoding uncharacterized protein isoform X2, with the protein MQGKMLENGVDEEERRDSLLEKLDPGKPPLLTWQRKLNCSGSTPTHFAPSIREILHLLPLGLRLWRHINEEAAKGTPSIMDPYNKRLLSCYHGVPLGGIGAGSIGRSLRGEFQRFQLFPRKCEDTPILANQFSVFISRPNGEKFSTVLCSRGPEELKTNTGLGIESWKWKLDREKCTYHALYPRAWTVYDGVPDPELSIVCRQLSPFIPHNYKDSSLPVTVFTFTLSNSGKTDADVTLLFTWANSVGGISEFSGGHVNKKILMEDGVHDILLHHNTSDGLPPVTFAISAQETADVCVSECPCFLISGESEIMTARDMWREIEEHGSFDHLKDAQTLITSEKGSSIGASLAASVKIPPGAVRTVTFSLAWDCPEIRFPSGKTYHRRYTKFYGVQGDGSAIIAHDAILEHNNWEREIEAWQKPILEDTSLPEWYRITLFNELYYLNAGGTIWTDGSLPMQNFGTIGEKKFSLDKAKLDSEKTLKLDEKHETYMGLLSRMKSTVNELQTPVASNSAFGTYLLQDGEENIGQFLYLEGIEYHMFNTYDVHFYASYALLMLFPKLELSIQRDCAMAVMMHDPSKMNIMSDGTWASRKVLGAVPHDIGLNDPWFEVNSYNFFNSDRWKDLNSKFVLQVYRDFVATGDKNFGKAVWPSVYIAIAYMDQFDKDGDGMIENEGFPDQTYDAWTVSGVSTYCGGLWVAALQAASAMAREVGDAEAADYLWAKFQKAKSVYDKLWNGSYFNYDNSGRRSNSSIHADQLAGQWYARASGLSPIADEEKIRTALKKIYDFNVLKHKGGIRGAVNGMQPNGKPDMSAMQSREIWTGVTYSLAANMIQEGLVDIAFHTASGIHSTVWSEEGFGFGFQTPEGWNTYDHYRSLCYMRPLAIWAMQWALSKPKLHNQEMKHSASENSLHVKQHAGFQEVARLLKLPEEKASKSYIQLLHEFLCKKLSI; encoded by the exons atgcaag GCAAGATGTTGGAAAATGGAGTCGATGAGGAAGAACGACGTGATTCGTTGTTGGAGAAG CTTGATCCTGGAAAACCTCCTTTACTCACATGGCAGCGGAAGTTAAATTGTTCAGGAAGTACCCCTACACATTTTGCTCCTAGCATTCGAGAAATTTTACACCTC CTTCCACTTGGTCTGAGGTTGTGGAGGCATATAAATGAAGAAGCTGCAAAGGGAACG CCATCAATCATGGATCCATACAACAAGCGTCTTCTCTCATGTTATCATGGCGTTCCATTAGGTGGTATTGG TGCAGGAAGTATTGGAAGAAGTTTGAGAGGTGAATTTCAACGCTTTCAATTATTCCCCAGAAAATGTGAAGATACACCTATTCTTGCAAACCAGTTTTCA GTATTCATTTCTCGCCCAAACGGAGAAAAGTTTTCAACAGTACTATGCTCTAGAGGTCCAGAAGAGCTCAA AACGAACACAGGATTGGGTATTGAATCATGGAAATGGAAGCTAGACAGGGAGAAATGCACATATCACGCTTTGTATCCACGAGCATGGACTGTCTATGATG GTGTTCCAGATCCCGAACTCAGCATTGTTTGTCGTCAGCTTTCACCATTTATTCCACATAATTATAAGGATAGCAGCTTGCCGGTCACTGTATTCACATTTACG CTTTCTAACTCAGGGAAGACTGATGCTGATGTGACCTTACTTTTCACATGGGCT AATTCGGTGGGTGGAATCTCAGAATTCTCTGGCGGACATGTTAATAAGAAGATTTT GATGGAAGACGGTGTCCATGACATCCTCCTCCATCACAA CACTTCAGATGGACTTCCTCCGGTAACCTTTGCCATTTCAGCTCAAGAAACTGCGGATGTCTGTGTCTCAGAATGTCCATGCTTTTTGATATCTGGAGAGTCTGAGATTATGACAGCAAGGGACATGTGGAGGGAAATTGAGGAG CATGGTTCATTTGACCATCTTAAGGATGCTCAGACCTTGATAACATCGGAAAAGGGGTCATCTATTGGAGCTTCCTTAGCAGCCTCTGTTAAAATTCCACCTGGTGCTGTTCGGACAGTTACTTTTTCACTTGCCTGGGACTGCCCAGAAATAAGATTTCCCAGTGGCAAGACTTACCACAG ACGATATACAAAATTCTATGGTGTTCAAGGTGATGGTTCAGCTATTATTGCCCATGACGCTATTCTAG AACATAATAATTGGGAGCGTGAGATTGAAGCGTGGCAGAAACCTATACTTGAAGACACAAGCCTACCAGAATG GTACCGCATCACTCTTTTCAACGAGCTCTATTATCTTAATGCAGGGGGCACGATCTGGACAG ATGGATCCTTACCCATGCAAAACTTTGGAACCATTGGGGAGAAAAAGTTTTCCCTCGATAAAGCCAAATTGGATTCTGAGAAAACATTAAAATTGGATGAAAAACATGAGACCTATATGGGATTACTTTCTAGGATGAAATCTACTGTTAACGAACTTCAGACTCCGGTGGCATCAAACTCTGCTTTTGGCACTTATCTACTTCAAGATGGAGAGGAGAACATTGGCCAGTTTCTTTATCTTGAAGGGATTGAATATCACATGTTTAATACCTATGATGTTCATTTTTATGCATCATATGCACTATTAATGCTCTTCCCAAAACTTGAGCTGAGCATCCAAAGAGACTGCGCAATGGCGGTAATGATGCATGATCCATCTAAAATGAATATTATGAGTGATGGAACATGGGCCTCCAGAAAAGTGCTTGGAGCCGTCCCTCATGATATTGGACTTAATGATCCATGGTTTGAAGTAAATTCATACAATTTCTTCAACTCAGACAGATGGAAGGACTTAAATTCGAAATTTGTCCTTCAAGTTTATAGGGATTTTGTTGCTACTGGTGATAAAAATTTTGGAAAAGCTGTTTGGCCATCAGTATACATAGCTATAGCATATATGGATCAGTTTGATAAGGATGGGGATGGCATGATTGAAAATGAAGGGTTCCCTGATCAAACGTACGATGCTTGGACTGTTAGTGGAGTGAGCACATATTGTGGTGGGCTCTGGGTAGCAGCTCTGCAAGCTGCCTCGGCGATGGCTCGTGAGGTTGGTGATGCTGAAGCTGCTGATTACCTTTGGGCAAAGTTTCAGAAGGCAAAATCCGTATATGACAAGTTATGGAATGGTTCTTACTTTAATTATGACAATAGTGGTCGTAGATCAAATTCTTCAATTCACGCTGATCAGTTGGCTGGTCAATG GTATGCGAGAGCGAGTGGTCTTTCACCTATTGCTGACGAAGAGAAGATAAGAACTGCTCTCAAGAAAATCTATGATTTCAATGTGTTAAAGCACAAAGGAGGGATTCGGGGGGCTGTAAACGGGATGCAACCAAATGGAAAACCTGATATGTCTGCTATGCAGTCAAGAGAAATATGGACAGGAGTCACATATTCTCTTGCTGCTAATATGATACAAGAGGGCTTGGTGGACATAGCATTTCATACAGCAAGTGGAATACACTCGACAGTTTGGTCAGAAGAAGGTTTCGG GTTTGGTTTCCAAACGCCTGAGGGATGGAACACATATGATCACTATAGATCACTGTGTTACATGAGGCCCTTAGCAATTTGGGCAATGCAATGGGCTCTGTCAAAGCCAAAGCTTCACAATCAGGAGATGAAGCACAGTGCAAGTGAGAATTCTTTGCATGTAAAGCAGCATGCAGGATTTCAAGAGGTTGCTCGCCTTCTAAAGTTACCAGAAGAAAAAGCTTCTAAAAGTTACATTCAGTTGTTACATGAGTTTCTTTGTAAGAAACTATCAATTTGA
- the LOC104212603 gene encoding uncharacterized protein isoform X1: MQGKMLENGVDEEERRDSLLEKLDPGKPPLLTWQRKLNCSGSTPTHFAPSIREILHLLPLGLRLWRHINEEAAKGTPSIMDPYNKRLLSCYHGVPLGGIGAGSIGRSLRGEFQRFQLFPRKCEDTPILANQFSVFISRPNGEKFSTVLCSRGPEELKTNTGLGIESWKWKLDREKCTYHALYPRAWTVYDAGVPDPELSIVCRQLSPFIPHNYKDSSLPVTVFTFTLSNSGKTDADVTLLFTWANSVGGISEFSGGHVNKKILMEDGVHDILLHHNTSDGLPPVTFAISAQETADVCVSECPCFLISGESEIMTARDMWREIEEHGSFDHLKDAQTLITSEKGSSIGASLAASVKIPPGAVRTVTFSLAWDCPEIRFPSGKTYHRRYTKFYGVQGDGSAIIAHDAILEHNNWEREIEAWQKPILEDTSLPEWYRITLFNELYYLNAGGTIWTDGSLPMQNFGTIGEKKFSLDKAKLDSEKTLKLDEKHETYMGLLSRMKSTVNELQTPVASNSAFGTYLLQDGEENIGQFLYLEGIEYHMFNTYDVHFYASYALLMLFPKLELSIQRDCAMAVMMHDPSKMNIMSDGTWASRKVLGAVPHDIGLNDPWFEVNSYNFFNSDRWKDLNSKFVLQVYRDFVATGDKNFGKAVWPSVYIAIAYMDQFDKDGDGMIENEGFPDQTYDAWTVSGVSTYCGGLWVAALQAASAMAREVGDAEAADYLWAKFQKAKSVYDKLWNGSYFNYDNSGRRSNSSIHADQLAGQWYARASGLSPIADEEKIRTALKKIYDFNVLKHKGGIRGAVNGMQPNGKPDMSAMQSREIWTGVTYSLAANMIQEGLVDIAFHTASGIHSTVWSEEGFGFGFQTPEGWNTYDHYRSLCYMRPLAIWAMQWALSKPKLHNQEMKHSASENSLHVKQHAGFQEVARLLKLPEEKASKSYIQLLHEFLCKKLSI; this comes from the exons atgcaag GCAAGATGTTGGAAAATGGAGTCGATGAGGAAGAACGACGTGATTCGTTGTTGGAGAAG CTTGATCCTGGAAAACCTCCTTTACTCACATGGCAGCGGAAGTTAAATTGTTCAGGAAGTACCCCTACACATTTTGCTCCTAGCATTCGAGAAATTTTACACCTC CTTCCACTTGGTCTGAGGTTGTGGAGGCATATAAATGAAGAAGCTGCAAAGGGAACG CCATCAATCATGGATCCATACAACAAGCGTCTTCTCTCATGTTATCATGGCGTTCCATTAGGTGGTATTGG TGCAGGAAGTATTGGAAGAAGTTTGAGAGGTGAATTTCAACGCTTTCAATTATTCCCCAGAAAATGTGAAGATACACCTATTCTTGCAAACCAGTTTTCA GTATTCATTTCTCGCCCAAACGGAGAAAAGTTTTCAACAGTACTATGCTCTAGAGGTCCAGAAGAGCTCAA AACGAACACAGGATTGGGTATTGAATCATGGAAATGGAAGCTAGACAGGGAGAAATGCACATATCACGCTTTGTATCCACGAGCATGGACTGTCTATGATG CAGGTGTTCCAGATCCCGAACTCAGCATTGTTTGTCGTCAGCTTTCACCATTTATTCCACATAATTATAAGGATAGCAGCTTGCCGGTCACTGTATTCACATTTACG CTTTCTAACTCAGGGAAGACTGATGCTGATGTGACCTTACTTTTCACATGGGCT AATTCGGTGGGTGGAATCTCAGAATTCTCTGGCGGACATGTTAATAAGAAGATTTT GATGGAAGACGGTGTCCATGACATCCTCCTCCATCACAA CACTTCAGATGGACTTCCTCCGGTAACCTTTGCCATTTCAGCTCAAGAAACTGCGGATGTCTGTGTCTCAGAATGTCCATGCTTTTTGATATCTGGAGAGTCTGAGATTATGACAGCAAGGGACATGTGGAGGGAAATTGAGGAG CATGGTTCATTTGACCATCTTAAGGATGCTCAGACCTTGATAACATCGGAAAAGGGGTCATCTATTGGAGCTTCCTTAGCAGCCTCTGTTAAAATTCCACCTGGTGCTGTTCGGACAGTTACTTTTTCACTTGCCTGGGACTGCCCAGAAATAAGATTTCCCAGTGGCAAGACTTACCACAG ACGATATACAAAATTCTATGGTGTTCAAGGTGATGGTTCAGCTATTATTGCCCATGACGCTATTCTAG AACATAATAATTGGGAGCGTGAGATTGAAGCGTGGCAGAAACCTATACTTGAAGACACAAGCCTACCAGAATG GTACCGCATCACTCTTTTCAACGAGCTCTATTATCTTAATGCAGGGGGCACGATCTGGACAG ATGGATCCTTACCCATGCAAAACTTTGGAACCATTGGGGAGAAAAAGTTTTCCCTCGATAAAGCCAAATTGGATTCTGAGAAAACATTAAAATTGGATGAAAAACATGAGACCTATATGGGATTACTTTCTAGGATGAAATCTACTGTTAACGAACTTCAGACTCCGGTGGCATCAAACTCTGCTTTTGGCACTTATCTACTTCAAGATGGAGAGGAGAACATTGGCCAGTTTCTTTATCTTGAAGGGATTGAATATCACATGTTTAATACCTATGATGTTCATTTTTATGCATCATATGCACTATTAATGCTCTTCCCAAAACTTGAGCTGAGCATCCAAAGAGACTGCGCAATGGCGGTAATGATGCATGATCCATCTAAAATGAATATTATGAGTGATGGAACATGGGCCTCCAGAAAAGTGCTTGGAGCCGTCCCTCATGATATTGGACTTAATGATCCATGGTTTGAAGTAAATTCATACAATTTCTTCAACTCAGACAGATGGAAGGACTTAAATTCGAAATTTGTCCTTCAAGTTTATAGGGATTTTGTTGCTACTGGTGATAAAAATTTTGGAAAAGCTGTTTGGCCATCAGTATACATAGCTATAGCATATATGGATCAGTTTGATAAGGATGGGGATGGCATGATTGAAAATGAAGGGTTCCCTGATCAAACGTACGATGCTTGGACTGTTAGTGGAGTGAGCACATATTGTGGTGGGCTCTGGGTAGCAGCTCTGCAAGCTGCCTCGGCGATGGCTCGTGAGGTTGGTGATGCTGAAGCTGCTGATTACCTTTGGGCAAAGTTTCAGAAGGCAAAATCCGTATATGACAAGTTATGGAATGGTTCTTACTTTAATTATGACAATAGTGGTCGTAGATCAAATTCTTCAATTCACGCTGATCAGTTGGCTGGTCAATG GTATGCGAGAGCGAGTGGTCTTTCACCTATTGCTGACGAAGAGAAGATAAGAACTGCTCTCAAGAAAATCTATGATTTCAATGTGTTAAAGCACAAAGGAGGGATTCGGGGGGCTGTAAACGGGATGCAACCAAATGGAAAACCTGATATGTCTGCTATGCAGTCAAGAGAAATATGGACAGGAGTCACATATTCTCTTGCTGCTAATATGATACAAGAGGGCTTGGTGGACATAGCATTTCATACAGCAAGTGGAATACACTCGACAGTTTGGTCAGAAGAAGGTTTCGG GTTTGGTTTCCAAACGCCTGAGGGATGGAACACATATGATCACTATAGATCACTGTGTTACATGAGGCCCTTAGCAATTTGGGCAATGCAATGGGCTCTGTCAAAGCCAAAGCTTCACAATCAGGAGATGAAGCACAGTGCAAGTGAGAATTCTTTGCATGTAAAGCAGCATGCAGGATTTCAAGAGGTTGCTCGCCTTCTAAAGTTACCAGAAGAAAAAGCTTCTAAAAGTTACATTCAGTTGTTACATGAGTTTCTTTGTAAGAAACTATCAATTTGA
- the LOC104212603 gene encoding uncharacterized protein isoform X4, with product MQGKMLENGVDEEERRDSLLEKRKLNCSGSTPTHFAPSIREILHLLPLGLRLWRHINEEAAKGTPSIMDPYNKRLLSCYHGVPLGGIGAGSIGRSLRGEFQRFQLFPRKCEDTPILANQFSVFISRPNGEKFSTVLCSRGPEELKTNTGLGIESWKWKLDREKCTYHALYPRAWTVYDAGVPDPELSIVCRQLSPFIPHNYKDSSLPVTVFTFTLSNSGKTDADVTLLFTWANSVGGISEFSGGHVNKKILMEDGVHDILLHHNTSDGLPPVTFAISAQETADVCVSECPCFLISGESEIMTARDMWREIEEHGSFDHLKDAQTLITSEKGSSIGASLAASVKIPPGAVRTVTFSLAWDCPEIRFPSGKTYHRRYTKFYGVQGDGSAIIAHDAILEHNNWEREIEAWQKPILEDTSLPEWYRITLFNELYYLNAGGTIWTDGSLPMQNFGTIGEKKFSLDKAKLDSEKTLKLDEKHETYMGLLSRMKSTVNELQTPVASNSAFGTYLLQDGEENIGQFLYLEGIEYHMFNTYDVHFYASYALLMLFPKLELSIQRDCAMAVMMHDPSKMNIMSDGTWASRKVLGAVPHDIGLNDPWFEVNSYNFFNSDRWKDLNSKFVLQVYRDFVATGDKNFGKAVWPSVYIAIAYMDQFDKDGDGMIENEGFPDQTYDAWTVSGVSTYCGGLWVAALQAASAMAREVGDAEAADYLWAKFQKAKSVYDKLWNGSYFNYDNSGRRSNSSIHADQLAGQWYARASGLSPIADEEKIRTALKKIYDFNVLKHKGGIRGAVNGMQPNGKPDMSAMQSREIWTGVTYSLAANMIQEGLVDIAFHTASGIHSTVWSEEGFGFGFQTPEGWNTYDHYRSLCYMRPLAIWAMQWALSKPKLHNQEMKHSASENSLHVKQHAGFQEVARLLKLPEEKASKSYIQLLHEFLCKKLSI from the exons atgcaag GCAAGATGTTGGAAAATGGAGTCGATGAGGAAGAACGACGTGATTCGTTGTTGGAGAAG CGGAAGTTAAATTGTTCAGGAAGTACCCCTACACATTTTGCTCCTAGCATTCGAGAAATTTTACACCTC CTTCCACTTGGTCTGAGGTTGTGGAGGCATATAAATGAAGAAGCTGCAAAGGGAACG CCATCAATCATGGATCCATACAACAAGCGTCTTCTCTCATGTTATCATGGCGTTCCATTAGGTGGTATTGG TGCAGGAAGTATTGGAAGAAGTTTGAGAGGTGAATTTCAACGCTTTCAATTATTCCCCAGAAAATGTGAAGATACACCTATTCTTGCAAACCAGTTTTCA GTATTCATTTCTCGCCCAAACGGAGAAAAGTTTTCAACAGTACTATGCTCTAGAGGTCCAGAAGAGCTCAA AACGAACACAGGATTGGGTATTGAATCATGGAAATGGAAGCTAGACAGGGAGAAATGCACATATCACGCTTTGTATCCACGAGCATGGACTGTCTATGATG CAGGTGTTCCAGATCCCGAACTCAGCATTGTTTGTCGTCAGCTTTCACCATTTATTCCACATAATTATAAGGATAGCAGCTTGCCGGTCACTGTATTCACATTTACG CTTTCTAACTCAGGGAAGACTGATGCTGATGTGACCTTACTTTTCACATGGGCT AATTCGGTGGGTGGAATCTCAGAATTCTCTGGCGGACATGTTAATAAGAAGATTTT GATGGAAGACGGTGTCCATGACATCCTCCTCCATCACAA CACTTCAGATGGACTTCCTCCGGTAACCTTTGCCATTTCAGCTCAAGAAACTGCGGATGTCTGTGTCTCAGAATGTCCATGCTTTTTGATATCTGGAGAGTCTGAGATTATGACAGCAAGGGACATGTGGAGGGAAATTGAGGAG CATGGTTCATTTGACCATCTTAAGGATGCTCAGACCTTGATAACATCGGAAAAGGGGTCATCTATTGGAGCTTCCTTAGCAGCCTCTGTTAAAATTCCACCTGGTGCTGTTCGGACAGTTACTTTTTCACTTGCCTGGGACTGCCCAGAAATAAGATTTCCCAGTGGCAAGACTTACCACAG ACGATATACAAAATTCTATGGTGTTCAAGGTGATGGTTCAGCTATTATTGCCCATGACGCTATTCTAG AACATAATAATTGGGAGCGTGAGATTGAAGCGTGGCAGAAACCTATACTTGAAGACACAAGCCTACCAGAATG GTACCGCATCACTCTTTTCAACGAGCTCTATTATCTTAATGCAGGGGGCACGATCTGGACAG ATGGATCCTTACCCATGCAAAACTTTGGAACCATTGGGGAGAAAAAGTTTTCCCTCGATAAAGCCAAATTGGATTCTGAGAAAACATTAAAATTGGATGAAAAACATGAGACCTATATGGGATTACTTTCTAGGATGAAATCTACTGTTAACGAACTTCAGACTCCGGTGGCATCAAACTCTGCTTTTGGCACTTATCTACTTCAAGATGGAGAGGAGAACATTGGCCAGTTTCTTTATCTTGAAGGGATTGAATATCACATGTTTAATACCTATGATGTTCATTTTTATGCATCATATGCACTATTAATGCTCTTCCCAAAACTTGAGCTGAGCATCCAAAGAGACTGCGCAATGGCGGTAATGATGCATGATCCATCTAAAATGAATATTATGAGTGATGGAACATGGGCCTCCAGAAAAGTGCTTGGAGCCGTCCCTCATGATATTGGACTTAATGATCCATGGTTTGAAGTAAATTCATACAATTTCTTCAACTCAGACAGATGGAAGGACTTAAATTCGAAATTTGTCCTTCAAGTTTATAGGGATTTTGTTGCTACTGGTGATAAAAATTTTGGAAAAGCTGTTTGGCCATCAGTATACATAGCTATAGCATATATGGATCAGTTTGATAAGGATGGGGATGGCATGATTGAAAATGAAGGGTTCCCTGATCAAACGTACGATGCTTGGACTGTTAGTGGAGTGAGCACATATTGTGGTGGGCTCTGGGTAGCAGCTCTGCAAGCTGCCTCGGCGATGGCTCGTGAGGTTGGTGATGCTGAAGCTGCTGATTACCTTTGGGCAAAGTTTCAGAAGGCAAAATCCGTATATGACAAGTTATGGAATGGTTCTTACTTTAATTATGACAATAGTGGTCGTAGATCAAATTCTTCAATTCACGCTGATCAGTTGGCTGGTCAATG GTATGCGAGAGCGAGTGGTCTTTCACCTATTGCTGACGAAGAGAAGATAAGAACTGCTCTCAAGAAAATCTATGATTTCAATGTGTTAAAGCACAAAGGAGGGATTCGGGGGGCTGTAAACGGGATGCAACCAAATGGAAAACCTGATATGTCTGCTATGCAGTCAAGAGAAATATGGACAGGAGTCACATATTCTCTTGCTGCTAATATGATACAAGAGGGCTTGGTGGACATAGCATTTCATACAGCAAGTGGAATACACTCGACAGTTTGGTCAGAAGAAGGTTTCGG GTTTGGTTTCCAAACGCCTGAGGGATGGAACACATATGATCACTATAGATCACTGTGTTACATGAGGCCCTTAGCAATTTGGGCAATGCAATGGGCTCTGTCAAAGCCAAAGCTTCACAATCAGGAGATGAAGCACAGTGCAAGTGAGAATTCTTTGCATGTAAAGCAGCATGCAGGATTTCAAGAGGTTGCTCGCCTTCTAAAGTTACCAGAAGAAAAAGCTTCTAAAAGTTACATTCAGTTGTTACATGAGTTTCTTTGTAAGAAACTATCAATTTGA